From a region of the Dictyostelium discoideum AX4 chromosome 2 chromosome, whole genome shotgun sequence genome:
- the vatD-2 gene encoding vacuolar ATPase subunit DVA41, with protein MGLFGGRKHGGLFTFNKDDGYLEAILRGFKKGILSRADYNNLCQCDNLEDMKMHFISTDYGDFLAGEPSPIHTTTIAEKATGKLVSEFNHIRNQAVEPLSTFMDFISYGYMIDNVVLLITGTLHERDISELVDKCHPLGLFKSMATLSVVHNVADLYNNVLIDTPLAPYIQGCLSEEDLDEMNIEIIRNTLYKAYLEDFYNYCKYLGGQTELIMSDILKFEADRRSINITINSFGATELSKDDREKLYPSLGLLYPEGTSKLGKAEDVDQVRGILEVYSTYRNFFSDGVNNEKSLEDSFFEHEVHLNRMAFEDQYGYGVFYAYIKLREQEIRNIVWIAECISQNMKQKMNQYIPIF; from the exons ATGGGTTTATTTGGTGGTAGAAAACATGGTGGTTTATTCACTTTCAATAAAGATGATGGTTATTTAGAAGCTATCTTAAGAGGTTTCAAAAAAGGTATCCTCTCAAGAGCCGATTACAATAATTTATGTCAATGCGATAATTTAGAAG atATGAAAATGCATTTCATTTCAACAGATTATGGTGATTTCCTTGCAGGTGAACCATCACCAATTCATACAACCACCATTGCAGAGAAAGCAACAGGTAAATTAGTAAGTGAATTCAACCACATTAGAAATCAAGCAGTCGAACCACTTTCAACTTTTATGGATTTCATTTCATATGGTTATATGATTGATAACGTCGTTTTATTAATCACTGGTACTCTCCACGAAAGAGATATCTCTGAATTGGTCGATAAATGTCACCCATTAGGTTTATTCAAGTCAATGGCCACTCTCTCTGTCGTTCATAATGTCGCTGACCTTtataataatgttttaattgatacACCATTAG CACCATACATTCAAGGTTGTTTATCAGAAGAAGATTTAGATGAAAtgaatattgaaattattagaaatacTTTATATAAAGCTTATTTAGAAGATTTTTACAACTATTGCAAATATCTCGGTGGTCAAACTGAATTGATCATGAGtgatattttaaagtttGAAGCAGATCGTAGATCAATCAATATCACAATCAATAGTTTTGGTGCAACTGAACTCTCAAAGGATGATCGTGAAAAACTTTACCCATCCTTAGGTCTTTTATACCCAGAAGGTACTAGCAAACTTGGTAAAGCTGAAGACGTTGATCAAGTTAGAGGTATCCTCGAAGTTTACTCTACCTATCGTAATTTCTTCTCTGATGGTGTCAACAACGAGAAATCATTGGAAGACTCATTCTTTGAACATGAAGTTCACTTAAATCGTATGGCTTTTGAAGATCAATATGGTTATGGTGTCTTTTACGCTTACATTAAATTAAGAGAACAAGAAATTAGAAATATAGTTTGGATTGCTGAATGTATTAGTCAAAATATGAAAcaaaaaatgaatcaatacattccaatcttttaa